One genomic window of Manihot esculenta cultivar AM560-2 chromosome 16, M.esculenta_v8, whole genome shotgun sequence includes the following:
- the LOC110604004 gene encoding polygalacturonase QRT3-like, whose protein sequence is MRMTQPRMQRNNAMVCVLIIFLINVNGEKSPFDDHGNHFHDQMKKLQALKSSLIRRDLASSPSPSPSFSAPAPSPQAGAVGSPRVFRVTSFGADPSGKLDGSEALEKAIAAAFEGPKEWSLMEGMINLGGAHIYLEGGIYKISQPLRLPAAGAGNLMVSSLTIFKFRNFFHSPKPTTNHPSCG, encoded by the exons ATGAGAATGACACAACCAAGAATGCAAAGAAATAATGCTATGGTTTGTGTCTTGATCATCTTCTTGATCAATGTCAATGGAGAGAAATCTCCATTTGATGATCATGGAAATCATTTCCATGATCAAATGAAAAAACTGCAAGCTTTAAAGTCTTCTTTAATCCGTCGTGATTTGGCTtcctctccttctccttctcctagCTTTTCTGCTCCAGCTCCATCACCGCAG GCTGGGGCTGTGGGCAGTCCAAGGGTGTTCAGAGTGACATCGTTTGGTGCAGATCCAAGTGGGAAATTAGACGGCTCAGAAGCACTTGAAAAAGCAATAGCAGCAGCATTTGAAGGTCCTAAAGAATGGTCTTTGATGGAAGGAATGATTAATCTTGGAGGTGCTCATATTTATCTTGAGGGTGGAATTTACAAGATTTCTCAACCTCTCAGATTGCCTGCTGCTGGAGCAGGGAATCTTATGGTAAGCTCACTAACCATATTCAAATTTCGTAATTTCTTCCATTCACCAAAACCAACCACTAACCACCCAAGTTGTGGCTGA